One window from the genome of Actinomycetota bacterium encodes:
- a CDS encoding lipopolysaccharide biosynthesis protein — translation MMQRIRAAWYWLMHPEGTLTNRAVNAGVWAFALTMTTRGLRTVRVIVLARLLSPDDFGLMGIALLTLAFLNAFTTTGFNQALIQREGDIRGHLDAAWTVSILRGLLIGGLIIAGAPIVAGFFHTASAVGILRVMGASMMISGLKNVGVVFFDKDLQFRQRFTFRSIPQVIDLIVAVTAAIILRNVWALVFGVLAREISTTVASYIAHPYRPHLNFDRQKMRELLSFGIWIFGSAILSYFSANLDDIAVGRVLDATMLGFYTTAYTLSSITSQQMTGVITEVAFPAFSKLQSDKDRLRSAYLRTLRAVALVAFPVAAGLWFVGPQLVGTFMGTKWLPLIPAFNVLLLWGLLRSIGSTTSPLLFAAGRPDINTKLHLVTVVLLAVVIYPFTTAGGIVGAAWATIVAGLFPVGYLLLLTGRFLKAPRWTIFRTITIPAAASLVMTGVLVLARDPLGFTSGPWLLGWGP, via the coding sequence ATGATGCAACGGATCAGAGCCGCGTGGTACTGGCTGATGCACCCGGAGGGGACCCTGACCAATCGGGCGGTCAACGCCGGAGTGTGGGCCTTCGCATTGACCATGACCACACGCGGGCTGCGAACCGTGCGCGTCATCGTGCTCGCCAGGCTGCTGTCACCGGACGATTTCGGTCTGATGGGAATCGCGCTGCTGACGCTCGCATTCCTCAACGCTTTCACGACCACAGGGTTCAACCAGGCCCTCATCCAGCGTGAAGGGGACATCAGAGGCCACCTCGATGCCGCCTGGACCGTTTCCATTCTGCGCGGGCTCCTGATCGGTGGCCTCATCATCGCCGGCGCTCCGATCGTGGCAGGCTTCTTCCACACCGCGTCGGCGGTCGGCATCCTGCGTGTCATGGGGGCCAGCATGATGATCTCGGGTTTGAAGAACGTCGGTGTCGTGTTCTTCGACAAGGACCTCCAATTCCGGCAGCGGTTCACCTTCCGGTCCATCCCACAAGTCATCGACCTCATCGTCGCCGTCACCGCCGCAATCATCCTCCGCAACGTGTGGGCACTGGTCTTCGGTGTCCTCGCACGCGAGATCTCGACGACGGTCGCCTCCTATATCGCGCATCCGTACCGACCTCACCTCAACTTCGACCGCCAAAAGATGCGCGAACTGCTGAGCTTCGGTATCTGGATCTTCGGCTCTGCGATCCTTTCGTACTTCAGCGCCAACCTCGACGACATCGCCGTCGGACGAGTGCTCGATGCGACCATGCTCGGCTTCTACACCACCGCGTACACCCTGTCTTCGATCACGAGCCAACAGATGACGGGAGTCATCACCGAGGTCGCATTCCCGGCGTTCTCGAAACTTCAAAGTGACAAGGACCGGCTTCGTAGCGCGTACCTTCGGACCTTGCGCGCCGTCGCGCTGGTCGCGTTTCCGGTTGCCGCAGGCCTGTGGTTCGTGGGCCCACAGTTGGTCGGCACGTTCATGGGCACCAAATGGCTGCCGTTGATCCCCGCCTTCAACGTCTTGCTGCTGTGGGGCCTGCTTCGATCGATCGGGTCGACAACCAGCCCGCTTCTCTTCGCCGCGGGAAGGCCGGACATCAACACCAAGCTCCACCTCGTGACTGTGGTCTTGTTGGCGGTGGTGATCTATCCGTTCACGACCGCCGGAGGTATCGTCGGAGCGGCCTGGGCAACGATCGTTGCCGGTCTCTTCCCCGTCGGGTACCTGCTGCTCCTCACCGGACGGTTCCTCAAAGCTCCCCGGTGGACCATCTTTCGAACCATCACGATACCGGCGGCAGCTTCACTCGTCATGACCGGTGTGCTGGTCCTCGCCCGAGATCCTCTCGGATTCACCTCCGGTCCGTGGCTGCTCGGATGGGGACC